One Triticum dicoccoides isolate Atlit2015 ecotype Zavitan chromosome 3B, WEW_v2.0, whole genome shotgun sequence genomic window, AACTAgaacaaaaaacaaacaaacacagacacacacacacatgagtGGTTGTCTAAAATGCATGCATTTCGCATCATCAGGCAGCTTATTCGAACACAAAATATCCAGCGTTTGTCGTGTACTTCAGAAACTAATGGAGTAGGCCGGCGACTTGTCCGGATTGAACAGCCCAAAGTGGTTCTCTGTCGGTTCCCCTGTCTTCAGGTTCTCGTTGAACATAGCGAACAGGTACGTCTCCAACGGCCCGGATCTCTTGGGCGTGCCATTGCCGACATGTTTGATCAATCCCTGGTTGTACGCCTGCGCGTTCTGCGCCGTCGCCCCGAACCCACTGGCCGACGGCCACCCGCTCTCGGACACGACGACCTTCATCCCCGGTTTGTCCGCGTCCTCCAGCGCGGCATAGATGGAGTCGACCATGGCGTCGAAGAGGTTCGTGTAGGTCAGGCCGTTGCCGTCGTCGTTCACGGTGGTGCCCGGCACGAAGGTGGCGTAGTTGAGCTTGATGTTCTGCGGGTCGCCTTTGTAGGCGAAGTAGGGGTACACGTTGGCCAGAAGCGGCGCGCCGGTGCTCGCCAGGGAGTCCAGGATCGGTCCCATGTAGTCAAGGTCCGCGAACACGCCGTTGGAGGGCGGGAAGGTGTTGGTGACCACGTCGAACCGCAACGACGTGGAAACCTTTATGCTGCCGAGGCCGGCAGCCGTGAGCGCCGCTTGTACGTTCTTCATGGCCGGGAGGATGGTCTTCTGCCCAGCGCTGTCCATGACCTCGTTGCCCACGGCGATGTAGCGGAAGGAGACGCCCGGGTAGGGCTGGACGTTGGCCTTGACCCAGGCGGGCGCGGCGGAGGGGTCGTTGGCGAGGCTGGTTAGCGCGCCGTTGCCGACGTCCATGAGGAGGCCGATGCCGGTGCCGCTGAGCGCCTTGAGGACGTTGCTCTCCGGCTCGTAGATCCGCATGGCGTTGATGCCCTTGGATTTGTAGAGCTTGACGACGTCGCTGGGCGCCGGCAGGTTGTTGCCGATCACGCCGTTGCAGACGCCGATAGACTGCGCTGAAAAGATTAATATGCGGCTTAATGAGTCTGATTTCTTGTGTACGTCAAAAATACAATAATGAAGCAATTAGTAATATCTGATTCCTGGCATAAATGTTTAGTTATCGCCGGATTAGCTGCCCGGTGAGCACTACACTCTTTTTATGCTCTATAAATATATTTTCATGTATGATAACAACAAAATGCATAGATGTATGGATGCATCTTAAAAAATCATGGATATAGTACCTGCTGGAAATGCTGCGAGGGCAACAAGAACAAACAGCGCCACTGCAACTGTAAGCGTGGGAGCAACACCATGCTTCGCCATCGACGCAATGCAGTGTATGTATTCTATACCAGGCACAGTCGTCCCTTTATATGCAAATTCTCAGCACTGCTATCCCGCAGATTGGCGCAAGCACACGTTCCGACGTTCGTTCCAGGTCGGCCGAGTCCACCTCGAGAGTTTCTTTATTTCTTATCCGTTTCCATTTTCCACCACTAGTATAGCACCTACTGTACGTGCTAAGTGCCAAGTGCAGGCGCAACTTGTTCGTTGGCCTGTGGAAACCGGTTGAACGGGTGTCACCATCCTGTCCGGCCATATATCGATCGTTGTGGTGATTAATTGACTCAATCAGGTCGTCGACGTGCCCGTGCCGGTCGCTCGCAGAGCTCGGCAATATGTATACAGAGAGAGCCGCGCCATGGCTAGCTTGTCTGGCTCGTGGAATTTCCTCGGCGCGCTGACCGCTAACCTGGGCCGTCTCGGGGACTGATGGTGACCTCGACAGTGCGTGCTTTGTTGCTTCCGCAGGCAAGTGTTGTCAACAAGGACAGAGAGTACGTTGCTTCCTCGAAGTAAGCTGCTTGTCTGTGTGTACGTTGTGGCACGGGTGCTATCAACAAGGTCTAAGGGTGGTGGTGGTTTCACACCCGACTGTAATAGTCCGCGATATATTTGTAAGAGCAACATTACTAGAGTCGTCATTATATTGATTGACATCCATCATATGTTCATATGGATCGCGCTTCACAATAATATGAAGGTTGCCGAGGCGACGCACAGGCTCAAAATCGTTATAGACGTAGCCTCCAAAAAAAAGTCGCATGTGGGACCCGTTTTTCATTGGCTACAAGACCACTTCCTTCCCGCCTCAACAATGAATGTTTTTTCGTACTAGAATTGAACATGGATTACTACTACGATTTGAGCAACCATTTAAACTACCCTTTAAACTATGATTCTTTCTCGATTTGAGAAGATCTCAATGTTTTATTTGGATGATTTAATCT contains:
- the LOC119278539 gene encoding glucan endo-1,3-beta-glucosidase GIII-like — translated: MAKHGVAPTLTVAVALFVLVALAAFPAAQSIGVCNGVIGNNLPAPSDVVKLYKSKGINAMRIYEPESNVLKALSGTGIGLLMDVGNGALTSLANDPSAAPAWVKANVQPYPGVSFRYIAVGNEVMDSAGQKTILPAMKNVQAALTAAGLGSIKVSTSLRFDVVTNTFPPSNGVFADLDYMGPILDSLASTGAPLLANVYPYFAYKGDPQNIKLNYATFVPGTTVNDDGNGLTYTNLFDAMVDSIYAALEDADKPGMKVVVSESGWPSASGFGATAQNAQAYNQGLIKHVGNGTPKRSGPLETYLFAMFNENLKTGEPTENHFGLFNPDKSPAYSISF